Proteins from one Falco naumanni isolate bFalNau1 chromosome 10, bFalNau1.pat, whole genome shotgun sequence genomic window:
- the FAM217B gene encoding protein FAM217B isoform X3 gives MKTTKECYSNGKSHPSTKGLNKPISHVKPSSGRLGKNVSSAIEKVSCNTQDGNQPSIFKKGKNQLDDNTQSKRITGVCTSLHRVQGPKRSLPERRQNEPLLHRIPPSVKGSTQGSFCRVKDVPMHHFYCSKKEQLEKNHEDHIAEGGPCTSKWQEASVDEMFLDFESVQIIKEDAEDDSASDLSDSERIPILPSPCTPPELILRAEEIDPVCLERVPDMGFKESEYYYPDFLPPPFNSWDLKQLAIFVNVEGKTEFRPKPTGFLEKYIDRLLQLEWLQMQTVQNEKGKAAKARPQTAPGSIRTLKSPGKSKPLLSPLPSKQVVPQESVTKLPRSYLGHKGSSLCEESHQLYSHSGPLKLSERMGCAVSSQRPSVEVRSELKKTPTAKQQLFNMQPAENNSKIQSMGNIRPPKQTPVFHGSAAPIKGLKTYTCTNPKKNGNANNYVPSKKPTGDRKIKTNGIKQMSHKFK, from the exons ATGAAAACCACAAAGGAATG TTACAGTAATGGAAAAAGCCATCCAAGCACCAAAGGACTAAATAAACCAATTTCTCATGTGAAGCCTTCTTCTGGAAGATTAGGCAAAAATGTATCAAGTGCCATTGAAAAG GTTTCCTGTAACACTCAAGATGGTAACCAAccaagtatttttaagaagggaaaaaaccagctAGATGACAATACTCAGTCAAAAAG gaTCACAGGTGTTTGCACATCACTGCACAGAGTACAAGGACCAAAGAGGAGTCTCccagaaagaaggcaaaatgaACCTCTTCTGCACAGGATCCCTCCTAGCGTAAAGGGCAGCACACAAGGTAGCTTCTGTAGGGTTAAAGATGTCCCAATGCAtcatttttattgcagtaaAAAAGAACAGTTGGAAAAGAATCATGAAGATCACATTGCTGAGGGTGGTCCATGCACTTCTAAATGGCAAGAAGCATCTGTAGATGAAATGTTTCTGGATTTTGAGTCGGTACAAATTATTAAAGAAGATGCTGAAGATGATAGTGCCAGTGACCTTTCTGATTCAGAAAGGATTCCCATTCTCCCATCTCCCTGCACACCGCCAGAACTCATTCTCAGAGCTGAAGAAATTGATCCAGTTTGTTTGGAACGTGTCCCTGATATGGGTTTTAAAGAATCAGAATATTACTACCCGGACTTCCTCCCACCCCCTTTCAACTCATGGGACTTGAAGCAACTGGCCATCTTTGTTAATGTAGAGGGTAAAACCGAATTTCGACCAAAGCCAACAGGATTCCTTGAGAAATACATTGATCGCCTTTTGCAGCTGGAATGGCTGCAAATGCAGACTGTGCAGAACGAGAAAGGAAAGGCAGCCAAAGCCAGGCCACAGACTGCTCCTGGCTCCATCCGTACCCTAAAAAGTCCTGGCAAAAGCAAACCATTACTCAGTCCTTTGCCTAGCAAGCAAGTGGTTCCCCAAGAAAGTGTTACAAAGCTGCCCAGAAGCTATTTGGGTCACAAGGGAAGTTCACTCTGTGAAGAAAGTCACCAGTTGTATTCTCATTCAGGTCCCTTGAAACTTTCTGAGAGAATGGGATGTGCAGTGTCTTCTCAGAGGCCATCTGTTGAAGTAAGGagtgaactgaaaaaaaccccaactgcaAAGCAACAGCTTTTCAACATGCAGCCTGCTGAGAACAATTCTAAAATTCAAAGCATGGGTAATATCAGACCCCCTAAGCAAACCCCAGTATTTCATGGTTCAGCTGCTCCCATCAAAGGCTTAAAAACATACACATGTacaaatccaaagaaaaatggCAATGCCAACAATTACGTTCCTTCTAAAAAACCGACAGgggacaggaaaataaaaacaaatggcatAAAGCAAATGTCACACAAGttcaagtga
- the FAM217B gene encoding protein FAM217B isoform X4, protein MKTTKECNGKSHPSTKGLNKPISHVKPSSGRLGKNVSSAIEKVSCNTQDGNQPSIFKKGKNQLDDNTQSKRITGVCTSLHRVQGPKRSLPERRQNEPLLHRIPPSVKGSTQGSFCRVKDVPMHHFYCSKKEQLEKNHEDHIAEGGPCTSKWQEASVDEMFLDFESVQIIKEDAEDDSASDLSDSERIPILPSPCTPPELILRAEEIDPVCLERVPDMGFKESEYYYPDFLPPPFNSWDLKQLAIFVNVEGKTEFRPKPTGFLEKYIDRLLQLEWLQMQTVQNEKGKAAKARPQTAPGSIRTLKSPGKSKPLLSPLPSKQVVPQESVTKLPRSYLGHKGSSLCEESHQLYSHSGPLKLSERMGCAVSSQRPSVEVRSELKKTPTAKQQLFNMQPAENNSKIQSMGNIRPPKQTPVFHGSAAPIKGLKTYTCTNPKKNGNANNYVPSKKPTGDRKIKTNGIKQMSHKFK, encoded by the exons ATGAAAACCACAAAGGAATG TAATGGAAAAAGCCATCCAAGCACCAAAGGACTAAATAAACCAATTTCTCATGTGAAGCCTTCTTCTGGAAGATTAGGCAAAAATGTATCAAGTGCCATTGAAAAG GTTTCCTGTAACACTCAAGATGGTAACCAAccaagtatttttaagaagggaaaaaaccagctAGATGACAATACTCAGTCAAAAAG gaTCACAGGTGTTTGCACATCACTGCACAGAGTACAAGGACCAAAGAGGAGTCTCccagaaagaaggcaaaatgaACCTCTTCTGCACAGGATCCCTCCTAGCGTAAAGGGCAGCACACAAGGTAGCTTCTGTAGGGTTAAAGATGTCCCAATGCAtcatttttattgcagtaaAAAAGAACAGTTGGAAAAGAATCATGAAGATCACATTGCTGAGGGTGGTCCATGCACTTCTAAATGGCAAGAAGCATCTGTAGATGAAATGTTTCTGGATTTTGAGTCGGTACAAATTATTAAAGAAGATGCTGAAGATGATAGTGCCAGTGACCTTTCTGATTCAGAAAGGATTCCCATTCTCCCATCTCCCTGCACACCGCCAGAACTCATTCTCAGAGCTGAAGAAATTGATCCAGTTTGTTTGGAACGTGTCCCTGATATGGGTTTTAAAGAATCAGAATATTACTACCCGGACTTCCTCCCACCCCCTTTCAACTCATGGGACTTGAAGCAACTGGCCATCTTTGTTAATGTAGAGGGTAAAACCGAATTTCGACCAAAGCCAACAGGATTCCTTGAGAAATACATTGATCGCCTTTTGCAGCTGGAATGGCTGCAAATGCAGACTGTGCAGAACGAGAAAGGAAAGGCAGCCAAAGCCAGGCCACAGACTGCTCCTGGCTCCATCCGTACCCTAAAAAGTCCTGGCAAAAGCAAACCATTACTCAGTCCTTTGCCTAGCAAGCAAGTGGTTCCCCAAGAAAGTGTTACAAAGCTGCCCAGAAGCTATTTGGGTCACAAGGGAAGTTCACTCTGTGAAGAAAGTCACCAGTTGTATTCTCATTCAGGTCCCTTGAAACTTTCTGAGAGAATGGGATGTGCAGTGTCTTCTCAGAGGCCATCTGTTGAAGTAAGGagtgaactgaaaaaaaccccaactgcaAAGCAACAGCTTTTCAACATGCAGCCTGCTGAGAACAATTCTAAAATTCAAAGCATGGGTAATATCAGACCCCCTAAGCAAACCCCAGTATTTCATGGTTCAGCTGCTCCCATCAAAGGCTTAAAAACATACACATGTacaaatccaaagaaaaatggCAATGCCAACAATTACGTTCCTTCTAAAAAACCGACAGgggacaggaaaataaaaacaaatggcatAAAGCAAATGTCACACAAGttcaagtga
- the PPP1R3D gene encoding protein phosphatase 1 regulatory subunit 3D, with protein MEVRGPRRNPSYLSDLYQNMLRAEEARGRGQQQPPAVHTSSSKALWSSTLAKGGPQPSKPQSSTSPSCDPALRPIIRRRARSLPTSPERRKRGAAQCQVPGCQSRINRVRFADALGLELTEVKVFQTGEDPSIPLHVLSRLSINSDLWCSSSDLEFSMQCLVPDFQQPADSMDFSSRLQEQQVCLERVTSSDLGLSGTIQVRNIAFEKQVSVRYTFNQWKSLHEVCAHWHSSIPEKNGQDQVDVFTFFLPVPPFLLQLCSVVQFAARYQVNGQEYWDNNRGKNYILTCRIHPLKMPRECEESWIHFI; from the coding sequence ATGGAGGTACGTGGTCCTCGGAGGAATCCCAGCTACCTCTCTGACCTCTATCAGAACATGTTACGAGCTGAAGAAGCACGGGGAcgcgggcagcagcagcccccagcagtcCACACAAGTAGCAGCAAGGCTCTTTGGAGCAGCACCCTGGCCAAGGGGGGCCCCCAGCCAAGTAAGCCTCAGAGCAGCACTTCCCCCAGCTGCGATCCCGCGCTACGGCCTATCATCCGCCGCCGAGCCAGATCTTTGCCTACATCACCCGAAAGAAGGAAGCGAGGAGCAGCACAGTGTCAAGTTCCCGGATGCCAGAGTCGTATAAACCGGGTGAGATTTGCTGATGCTTTGGGCTTGGAGCTTACTGAAGTGAAAGTCTTCCAGACAGGGGAGGATCCATCGATCCCCTTGCATGTCCTTTCCAGGCTCTCCATAAACTCAGACCTCTGGTGCAGTAGCTCAGACTTGGAGTTTTCTATGCAGTGCTTGGTCCCCGACTTCCAGCAGCCTGCGGACAGTATGGATTTCTCCTCCCGACTTCAGGAGCAACAGGTGTGTCTCGAACGAGTGACCAGCTCAGATCTGGGGCTCAGTGGCACCATCCAGGTTCGCAATATTGCTTTTGAGAAGCAAGTATCTGTGCGATACACCTTTAACCAGTGGAAAAGCCTCCATGAAGTGTGTGCTCATTGGCACAGTAGCATCCCAGAGAAAAACGGGCAAGATCAGGTTGatgttttcactttctttctccctgtgcctcctttcctccttcagctGTGCTCTGTAGTCCAGTTCGCAGCAAGGTACCAAGTCAACGGCCAGGAGTACTGGGATAACAACAGAGGCAAAAACTACATTTTAACCTGCCGGATTCACCCCCTTAAGATGCCTAGGGAATGTGAGGAGAGCTGGATCCACTTCATCTGA
- the FAM217B gene encoding protein FAM217B isoform X1, whose amino-acid sequence MGPGIQEYPLLLHRETRKKESQTNENHKGMVNYSNGKSHPSTKGLNKPISHVKPSSGRLGKNVSSAIEKVSCNTQDGNQPSIFKKGKNQLDDNTQSKRITGVCTSLHRVQGPKRSLPERRQNEPLLHRIPPSVKGSTQGSFCRVKDVPMHHFYCSKKEQLEKNHEDHIAEGGPCTSKWQEASVDEMFLDFESVQIIKEDAEDDSASDLSDSERIPILPSPCTPPELILRAEEIDPVCLERVPDMGFKESEYYYPDFLPPPFNSWDLKQLAIFVNVEGKTEFRPKPTGFLEKYIDRLLQLEWLQMQTVQNEKGKAAKARPQTAPGSIRTLKSPGKSKPLLSPLPSKQVVPQESVTKLPRSYLGHKGSSLCEESHQLYSHSGPLKLSERMGCAVSSQRPSVEVRSELKKTPTAKQQLFNMQPAENNSKIQSMGNIRPPKQTPVFHGSAAPIKGLKTYTCTNPKKNGNANNYVPSKKPTGDRKIKTNGIKQMSHKFK is encoded by the exons ATGGGACCGGGCATTCAGGAATATCCTTTACTGCTGCACAGAGAGACACGGAAAAAGGAAAGCCAAACCAATGAAAACCACAAAGGAATGGTAAA TTACAGTAATGGAAAAAGCCATCCAAGCACCAAAGGACTAAATAAACCAATTTCTCATGTGAAGCCTTCTTCTGGAAGATTAGGCAAAAATGTATCAAGTGCCATTGAAAAG GTTTCCTGTAACACTCAAGATGGTAACCAAccaagtatttttaagaagggaaaaaaccagctAGATGACAATACTCAGTCAAAAAG gaTCACAGGTGTTTGCACATCACTGCACAGAGTACAAGGACCAAAGAGGAGTCTCccagaaagaaggcaaaatgaACCTCTTCTGCACAGGATCCCTCCTAGCGTAAAGGGCAGCACACAAGGTAGCTTCTGTAGGGTTAAAGATGTCCCAATGCAtcatttttattgcagtaaAAAAGAACAGTTGGAAAAGAATCATGAAGATCACATTGCTGAGGGTGGTCCATGCACTTCTAAATGGCAAGAAGCATCTGTAGATGAAATGTTTCTGGATTTTGAGTCGGTACAAATTATTAAAGAAGATGCTGAAGATGATAGTGCCAGTGACCTTTCTGATTCAGAAAGGATTCCCATTCTCCCATCTCCCTGCACACCGCCAGAACTCATTCTCAGAGCTGAAGAAATTGATCCAGTTTGTTTGGAACGTGTCCCTGATATGGGTTTTAAAGAATCAGAATATTACTACCCGGACTTCCTCCCACCCCCTTTCAACTCATGGGACTTGAAGCAACTGGCCATCTTTGTTAATGTAGAGGGTAAAACCGAATTTCGACCAAAGCCAACAGGATTCCTTGAGAAATACATTGATCGCCTTTTGCAGCTGGAATGGCTGCAAATGCAGACTGTGCAGAACGAGAAAGGAAAGGCAGCCAAAGCCAGGCCACAGACTGCTCCTGGCTCCATCCGTACCCTAAAAAGTCCTGGCAAAAGCAAACCATTACTCAGTCCTTTGCCTAGCAAGCAAGTGGTTCCCCAAGAAAGTGTTACAAAGCTGCCCAGAAGCTATTTGGGTCACAAGGGAAGTTCACTCTGTGAAGAAAGTCACCAGTTGTATTCTCATTCAGGTCCCTTGAAACTTTCTGAGAGAATGGGATGTGCAGTGTCTTCTCAGAGGCCATCTGTTGAAGTAAGGagtgaactgaaaaaaaccccaactgcaAAGCAACAGCTTTTCAACATGCAGCCTGCTGAGAACAATTCTAAAATTCAAAGCATGGGTAATATCAGACCCCCTAAGCAAACCCCAGTATTTCATGGTTCAGCTGCTCCCATCAAAGGCTTAAAAACATACACATGTacaaatccaaagaaaaatggCAATGCCAACAATTACGTTCCTTCTAAAAAACCGACAGgggacaggaaaataaaaacaaatggcatAAAGCAAATGTCACACAAGttcaagtga
- the FAM217B gene encoding protein FAM217B isoform X2, which yields MGPGIQEYPLLLHRETRKKESQTNENHKGMVNNGKSHPSTKGLNKPISHVKPSSGRLGKNVSSAIEKVSCNTQDGNQPSIFKKGKNQLDDNTQSKRITGVCTSLHRVQGPKRSLPERRQNEPLLHRIPPSVKGSTQGSFCRVKDVPMHHFYCSKKEQLEKNHEDHIAEGGPCTSKWQEASVDEMFLDFESVQIIKEDAEDDSASDLSDSERIPILPSPCTPPELILRAEEIDPVCLERVPDMGFKESEYYYPDFLPPPFNSWDLKQLAIFVNVEGKTEFRPKPTGFLEKYIDRLLQLEWLQMQTVQNEKGKAAKARPQTAPGSIRTLKSPGKSKPLLSPLPSKQVVPQESVTKLPRSYLGHKGSSLCEESHQLYSHSGPLKLSERMGCAVSSQRPSVEVRSELKKTPTAKQQLFNMQPAENNSKIQSMGNIRPPKQTPVFHGSAAPIKGLKTYTCTNPKKNGNANNYVPSKKPTGDRKIKTNGIKQMSHKFK from the exons ATGGGACCGGGCATTCAGGAATATCCTTTACTGCTGCACAGAGAGACACGGAAAAAGGAAAGCCAAACCAATGAAAACCACAAAGGAATGGTAAA TAATGGAAAAAGCCATCCAAGCACCAAAGGACTAAATAAACCAATTTCTCATGTGAAGCCTTCTTCTGGAAGATTAGGCAAAAATGTATCAAGTGCCATTGAAAAG GTTTCCTGTAACACTCAAGATGGTAACCAAccaagtatttttaagaagggaaaaaaccagctAGATGACAATACTCAGTCAAAAAG gaTCACAGGTGTTTGCACATCACTGCACAGAGTACAAGGACCAAAGAGGAGTCTCccagaaagaaggcaaaatgaACCTCTTCTGCACAGGATCCCTCCTAGCGTAAAGGGCAGCACACAAGGTAGCTTCTGTAGGGTTAAAGATGTCCCAATGCAtcatttttattgcagtaaAAAAGAACAGTTGGAAAAGAATCATGAAGATCACATTGCTGAGGGTGGTCCATGCACTTCTAAATGGCAAGAAGCATCTGTAGATGAAATGTTTCTGGATTTTGAGTCGGTACAAATTATTAAAGAAGATGCTGAAGATGATAGTGCCAGTGACCTTTCTGATTCAGAAAGGATTCCCATTCTCCCATCTCCCTGCACACCGCCAGAACTCATTCTCAGAGCTGAAGAAATTGATCCAGTTTGTTTGGAACGTGTCCCTGATATGGGTTTTAAAGAATCAGAATATTACTACCCGGACTTCCTCCCACCCCCTTTCAACTCATGGGACTTGAAGCAACTGGCCATCTTTGTTAATGTAGAGGGTAAAACCGAATTTCGACCAAAGCCAACAGGATTCCTTGAGAAATACATTGATCGCCTTTTGCAGCTGGAATGGCTGCAAATGCAGACTGTGCAGAACGAGAAAGGAAAGGCAGCCAAAGCCAGGCCACAGACTGCTCCTGGCTCCATCCGTACCCTAAAAAGTCCTGGCAAAAGCAAACCATTACTCAGTCCTTTGCCTAGCAAGCAAGTGGTTCCCCAAGAAAGTGTTACAAAGCTGCCCAGAAGCTATTTGGGTCACAAGGGAAGTTCACTCTGTGAAGAAAGTCACCAGTTGTATTCTCATTCAGGTCCCTTGAAACTTTCTGAGAGAATGGGATGTGCAGTGTCTTCTCAGAGGCCATCTGTTGAAGTAAGGagtgaactgaaaaaaaccccaactgcaAAGCAACAGCTTTTCAACATGCAGCCTGCTGAGAACAATTCTAAAATTCAAAGCATGGGTAATATCAGACCCCCTAAGCAAACCCCAGTATTTCATGGTTCAGCTGCTCCCATCAAAGGCTTAAAAACATACACATGTacaaatccaaagaaaaatggCAATGCCAACAATTACGTTCCTTCTAAAAAACCGACAGgggacaggaaaataaaaacaaatggcatAAAGCAAATGTCACACAAGttcaagtga